AAAAGGCACGGCATACAGTGCAATTGCCAGTCCTACAAAACAACCGAAGTAACCCGAGATAAAACCCTCCCATGTTTTATTTGGGCTGATTGCAGGGGCTAGTTTTCTTTTCCCAAAAGACCGGCCACCGAAATAGGCAAAAACATCTCCTCCCCAAACCATTAAAACTGTTGCAATGGTTAGTATAAATCCTGTTTCATTAGTGCCAATGTCACGAATCAACATAAGACATAGCAACCCTGCCGGAGCATATAAGCCAGCAAAAAAGGAGGTACTTAATTTTGTAATGCTTTCTTCAGTAGTATCAAAAGTTTGAATAGCGATAAATAAAAGTAAAATTGCCAGCCCTATTTCAAAAGCATATGGTAAAACCGGAAATAACATGATCCATAACCCTATGGTGTAAGGGAAATATTGATCGGTTGGGTTACCGGCACTGCTCATCAGGCGCATTACTTCCTGCTGAATAAAAAAACCTATAAAAATGATAAACCCTTTGAAATACCAGCCTCCCATCCATGTTAAGAAAATGAATAAAATAGCCGCGGGTACTGCAAAAAGTATGCGTTTAAGAAGTTCGCTCAAATCGGGTTCCGGTTATTCGGTGTCAGGATTGAAATCGGGATTTTCTTCTTCCAGGTCTTCAAGTGCTTTCTTTGCCTTCACTTCAAACTCTTTGGGGACATACAAATAAACCATCGCCATTTCACTGACATTCAGGCTGTAAGCTGAGTCACGCTTGGATAAGATATTGGAAGGAATTTTAAGGTTAGACAGATAGTTTTTTGCCATTTCAATTTCCAGGTCGGTACTTCCTTCGAGCACACAAACCCAGTTGTCTATATCGTTAGGCCTTGGAGAATTTGAAAAGAAACTCATACTTCCTGCTCTTTTGGTTTCATCGTGTACAGATAATAAAGTAAACCTGTGGTTAAAACGATACTGACAATTACCAAGAATACAGGAATATCCATATCCGGGGTGATTTTTTCATCCAGCATTTCCGGATAAAAACTGCTCGCTACTACCTGTCCCCCGTTATTTACAAAATGGGCAACCATTGCAGGGATTAAACTATCAGATATGTAAGTAACATAGGCCAGAAAAACACCCAGTGTAGCAAGGGGCAAGAAGTTTGAAATTTGAAGGTGATAGGCTCCAAAAATTGCTCCTGAAATTAAAATAGCAGCAGTAATACCCCAGCTTTTCTCAAAGGCTCTTTGAACATAACCCCGATACATGATTTCTTCACAGACCGCTGGTACCAGGCCGATATGAAAAACACCTAAAAGCAGGGCATTGTCTGATTTCAGGAAGTTAGAGATCATTTCAGCCATCGTTTCCTGCATTTGGGCCATTGCTTCAGGAACAGGAAGGAAAGAATTAATCCAGCCCAGAAACAAAATAGTTGGTTGCGCAACAACAAAAAGAATAGCGGCAAGAATCGTTACCTGCCAAACATTACCTGAGAGCTTCATTCTCAGGAATTCTTTTCGTTCTCCTTTAACAGCATGGAGTTTAACTACCATTAATGTAGCGAGTGCCATGATCAGAATTTGACCGGACGAATTAGCAAGAAAAAGAATATCAAAGTTATTGGAAAGCTCACCCAGCATGGTTTGAACATCCAGGCTTTCAGCCGTAGCCAAAATCCCAATAAATCCTACAATACCCCCCACAATGTTGAAAGCAATGAGGGCTACAAAAACCCAGCCTAAAGCCATCCCCCAATGGGCAAAACCGTTACGTTCTACCCATGGAGCTGGCTTATTGTTCTCATAAATTTGCTGATATTCGCTATGTGAAGATGCCGTCTCTTTTTCCTGATTCATTAACTTCTTTTACTCTTCTGATGCAAAAACTTTAGCGCCTATAAGTCCTGAAATTACGTTCAAAATTGCCATACCGACAAATGTTGTTCCAGCAAAAAGCGCAATGTTACCCATAGAGTTTGGATTTTCCATACTTGCAATAGCTTGTTCTTTTGCCTCTGCTGGCATTTGCATGGCTTCAAAGTTTTGGATATTCCATTCCAGGATAGCTTCTTGATAACTTGGGTCAATGACATTCCAAAGTTGACTCAATGCCACAATAATAATAGTTGAAACAACTCCAACTAATAAACCTAAAAGTGCTCCTTTGCCAACCTTGTAGGTTACATCATATTCATTTGTGAAATGCCAATTGGCAATAAACCCGCCAATGGCGCCAACTAAACACCCGATTGTCCCCCAAATTTGGGCCGAATTAAATAAAGAACCTGAAGGTTCTGAATTGATTGTCATATAACCACCAATCAAACTAAAGACCGTAACGATAATGCCGGTTATTAAGGATGCAATTATTACCGAATTCCAATAACTTGGGTTTTCTTGTACCTGTTCGTTTTCCATATCCATGGTTACTCCGATTTGTTAAGTGTGAAAAATTCGTTCGCCAAGATAAGTGCGATAGGCAACCCAAATAAACTGCCAAGCACAAATCTTGAGATTAGGGTATTCGTCCATAGTCCGAAATAGTTTACCGAAACATCGGCTAAATTTAACAGAATAGCAGCAATTAACCAGTTCTTTTCTGTGTTTTGTGAATCATTTCTTAAAAGAGCATAAAAAGGCATAACAATCCACCCAGTCAACAGAGCTGTATAAATTCCAAAGCAACGCGCACAAACTGCCATCTGAACTCCTGAAATGGAAAATGACCGGGCTGGATCCTGATGACAAAGCACATCAAAAATGGCAAATTGCCAGCTATTAAAACCATGGAATGAGCTTGAAAATAAACCTGGACCCAGGGCAGATATAAACAAAAAAACCAGGGCTAATAACAGGCTCCAAAATAACGATTTGTTATATGCCTGAAGGTTCCACACGCAATTATCCGTTGAGCTGGTCTTTTATCCCTTTTAGAAATGACTTTGGAGCCCGAAGTGGTTTTCGGGATTCACGATCCATAAAGCAAAGGCTGACTTCCCCAAAAACATGCACCTTCTCGGACTCTGAGGTTCTGACTTCATAAAAAGTCTGAAGGCGCACTGTGGGCACATCATATACCATCACTTTAATATGCATTTCCTCGTCGTAGGTAATAGGCATTTTATATTCCAGCTCGGCATGAATTACAGGCAGCATCACGCCAGAGTCTTCCATTTCACGATAAGAAAGACCATAAGAGCGGATCATTTCAGTTCGGGCTACTTCGAAATATTCCAGATAACGGCCATAATACGCATACCCCATTCGATCGGTCTCTCCATACCGGCTGCGAAGACGGTGCGTGTATTCAATAATTGGTGGCTTTTCCGGGAATTCCACAACAGCTACTTAACTACTTTCCACTCACCCATTTGAGCATATTTATCAATGCGCTGCTCAATAAGTTTTTCGGGTTTGAGTTTTTTAAGTCGTTTCAGGCTTTCCAGGATTTGTTTTTTAAGTGCTGAGGCAGCTTCATCGTAATCGCGATGAGCTCCTCCCATTGGTTCAGGAATCACTCCGTCAATCACTTTTAGTTTTTCCAGATCCACTGCAGTCAATTTGAGCACAGCTGCAGCCTGTTCTTTATAATCCCATGTTTTCCAGAGAATAGAAGAACAAGATTCCGGAGAGATAACAGAGTACCAGGTATTCTCCATCATATATACTTCGTTACCCATTCCAATTCCAATTGCCCCACCACTGGCCCCCTCGCCAATCACAATTGTAATAAATGGCACTTTCAGCATGGCCATCATTTTCAGGTTTTTTGCAATTGCTTCTGCTTGGCCTCGCTCTTCTGCTTCCAGTCCGGGATAAGCACCAGGGGTATCCAGCAAAGTTATAATTGGGATATCAAATTTTTCAGCCAGCTTCATCAACCGATATGCTTTTCGGTATCCTTCCGGATTGGCCATCCCAAAATTCCGGTATTTGCGGCTATTGGTATCACGACCTTTTTGGTGACCAATAATCATTACCGATTGTCCATCAATGGTAGCCAGTCCACCTACAATAGCTTTATCATCAGCATGATACCGATCGCCGTGAAGCTCTACAAAGTTTTGCGTGATTTTATAGATATAATCCAGGGTGTAAGGGCGATCCGGATGGCGTGCTAACTGAACTCGTTGCCAGCGGGTGAGATTAGTGAAGATAGATTCTCTGAGCTTATCAACCCGTTTTCTAAGGCTTTCAATCTCTTTGTCCAACACACCATCACTAACATTCGATAATTCTTTGAGTTCTTCAATCTTGCCTTCTAGTTCAGCAATGGGTTGTTCAAAATCTAAATACTGCATATCTGATTTTTTAATTTTTTTATCAGGATTAATATAAGGAATCCTTTCCTGAGGTGAGAGTTTCGATTACAGGTTAAAGTGCCCCGAAAATACTACGGAATTTTAGAGCCCAAACCCGCCAAATAGCTTCTCTGACAATTGCTTTCGACATTTTTGAGACACCTTCTTCCCGTTCTCTGAATACAATAGATACTTCTTTTAACTTGAAACCGGCTTTCCAGGCACGAAAGTGTAGTTCAATCTGAAAAGCATACCCATTCGATTTTATGCGCTCTATGGAAATGGACTCTAACACTTTTCGATGAATACATTTAAAACCTGCCGTTGTATCAAAAATGGGTAAACCTGTAATTGTGCGGGCATAAATATTAGCGCAGTACGATAAAATCAGTCGGCTTAAGGGCCAGTTTATAATACTGATTCCATTTGCATACCTAGAGCCTACAGCCACATCAGCTGCACCCGATTTCACCTCATTGATCAGCCTTTCTGCATCGTAGGGATCATGAGAGAAGTCCGCGTCCATTTCACAAACATAATCATAACCTTTATCCAGAGCATATTCGAATCCTTTTACATAGGCTGTTCCCAACCCGAGCTTCCCAGAACGCTCGATAAGAGCCACCCTGCTGGAATACTCTTTTTGTGCTTTCTTAACAAAATCTGCTGTTCCATCAGGGGAACCGTCGTCAATCACAAGAATATCTACCTGATTCTCAAGACTCATAACACGCTCTATCAACCTGGTGATATTATGTGCCTCATTATATGTTGGGACAATGATTAATGTATCTGAGGCCATAGCTATTGTCCTTTTCCTTTTATGACAGTGATCATAGTATTAATCAGGATTTTCGCGTCCATTCTTAGAGATGCATTTTCGATGTAGAATAAGTCGAATTTAGTTTTCTCCTTCACATCATCTAATGATGCATCATATTTCCATTTGACCTGAGCCCAGCCTGTAATACCCGGACGAACCCTTAACCTGCGGGTATAAAGAGGAATTTGCGTACTGAATTGTTCCACAAAATGAGGTCTTTCGGGCCGTGGACCTACCAAGCTCATATCACCTTTCAATACATTGATAAATTGGGGTACTTCATCAATTCTGAGCTTTCTGAGCCAATACCCCAACTTAGTTACCCGGGGATCATCCTTCTTTGCCCACGTAGGACCACTATGCTTTTCAGCATTATCCAGCATGGTTCGGAATTTATAAATAGTGAAGATTTTCCCATTTCTGCCCACTCTTCTCTGTCTGTAAATTGCCGGTCCGGGTGATGTAAGACGAACAGCCAGGCCAATGAGAATCAAAAATGGAAATGTGAGTAATAAAACGACCAGAGAAACGACAATATCGAGCGCTCTTTTTATTGTTTTTTCCCAAAGCGGCATAGGTTCTGGTGAAATTTCAACCAGTGGCATTCCAAAAATCTGATTAGTCTTGCTAAGTCCGCTTACCAACTGGTAAAAGTCTGGAAGTAGTTTCAGTGATACTTCCGGAGCATCTACTTTTGAGATCACATCTACCAAGTCCTGACGCCGGTCAGGCTCAAGGGCCACTAAAATATCCTGAACCTGCCGTTCTTCTAATATCTCTTTGATCTGATCCAGGTTTCCAATCACATCTTCTTTACTGATACCTGTTTCAGGAGCAGGTGCTTTACCATTCACCTGTATAAACCCCAACACCTGCATACCCAGTGTTTTATTACGATTCAAGTCATCATAAGCTGCTTTTGCCGTGTGTCCGGTTCCTACAATAACCGTACGGTGCAACCCTTTACCCTTTTGAGCATAATGCCGCTGAATTGTTCTAACGATAAACCGGTTCAATGCCAACAGAACAAAAATTGTAGCCCAGTAATTGATAATGATCATCCGCTGGTCGCTAATAGAAATGTTCTCGTTGATATTAATTGCGAAATATAAAATCAACGCTCCCAGCAAACTTGCTTTCAGTACTTTTATAAATTCATCCAGACGAGAAACCAGGTATAATTTTTTATAGGACCCCATCACCACGAAAATAGCCAGCCAGTAAAAGCTTATAATTACCCCACCCGATATGAAATTCAGGTTAAAATCCTGAATCAGCATATTCATGGTATTTGGATAGAAGGAATGAAATACAAACCAACTTGCCAGTATAATTAGAAAGTCTAATACACTGGTAAAAATAACTTCCCGATATCTTTTTAACTTCAGCACTATATTAATATGAGCTTACAATTTTTTAAGACTGCCAAAATAAGCAATTTTAGATAGGCTGCATAACTTCTAAAACTTAAATTTAATTTAGATTGTACACACTTAAGCAAAAGACATCTACTACAAAAGCCCGGCTTGGAGAACTAAAAACGGCTCACGGTACCATTCAGACTCCCATTTTTATGCCGGTTGGTACGCTGGGAACCGTGAAAGGTGTCTCTCAGGATACATTGGTTGACCAAATTAAAGCGCAGATCATCCTTGGCAACACCTATCACCTCTATTTGCGGCCGGGGTGTGATATCATCAAGGAGGCTGGCGGATTACATAAATTTATGAACTGGGATCTTCCTATTCTCACAGACTCTGGCGGGTACCAGATTTTTTCTCTCTCCGACAACAGAGATCTGGATGAAGAAGGAGCCCATTTTCAAAGTCATATTGATGGATCACGGCATTCTTTTACTCCCGAAAATGTGGTTGAGACACAACGTATTTTAGGCTCTGACATCATGATGCTACTGGATGAATGTCCGCCCTACCCAAGTTCTTACGAATACGCTAAAAACTCTATGGAACTAACTCACCGCTGGGCGAAGCGCGGCAGAAGGGCTTTTCTTGAAACGGAACCACTTTATGGTCATGAACAGGCCCAATTCGGAATTGTTCAGGGAGGAACCTATAAGGATTTGCGGATTGAGTCTTCCAAGTTTATGGCTGACCAGGATTTTGAAGGTATTGCCATTGGCGGACTTAGCGTGGGCGAACCCATCGAAATGATGTACGAATTTACCGATTTAAACACCGACTATCTGCCGGAAGATAAAGCCCGTTACCTGATGGGCGTTGGTACACCCGCTAATTTATTGGAAGGAGTAGCCCGCGGAGTCGATATGTTTGACTGTGTGATGCCTACTCGGAATGCCAGAAACGGTACTATTTTTACCCGTCATGGAAGGGTGAACATCCGGAATGCGCAGTGGAAAGAGCATCATGATTACCTCGATCCTGATTTCCCAAGCGAGTTATGCAATAAATACACCATGGCTTACATCCATCACCTGATTCGAAACAATGAGATTTTTGGATTGGTTCTTGCCTCCATTCACAATCTCACTTTCTATTTATGGCTGATGGAAGAAGTTCGGGAACGAATAGCAGATGACACTTTTGGAGAATGGTATCCCGGAATGGTGAAGCAATTAGAGCAACGGATTTAGGGTTTTATGACAATCCTTCCTCTTTTGTCAAGGTTTCTAAAGGACTGGGGCCGTTAAATATCGTTTTGATCAGGATATCTATATCCATCCATAGTGAGTAGTTTTGCAGATAATAAAGCCCAAAGCTTTCGGCTTCTTCTTCCTGCTGTATTCGGTTTTTACTGATTTGAATTAGCCCTGTGATTCCTTTTTTAGCCGTGCCTGATTGTTCTAATGAATTCTTACTTATGGGCGCACCAACCAAACTCAGTTTACCTGATATTATATACCTTAATAATCGGAGCCGATTTTTCCATTTATTATTGCTGATATCCCGGTACAACTTAATTCCATCAATTGAGATTAAGTCTTTTTTTGAAAAAAGCAGTCCGGGCCAGCAAATCAGAAAGAGCATTGAGAATAACGGAATAGAAACGCCAAGGTCCAGCAATCGTTTAAGTAATTTATTGATAGGCTTTGAGTATTCGAATTCAACTTCTACCAAAGGAATGGCTTCCAGATATTCCACGTTTGACTTCCCTAAAATAAAATCCATGGAATCGGGAATCAGCTTAAACACAACCTCTTCTTTCTGAAGGTTTGAGATCTCTTTCAGCATCTGCTTATAGCTGATCGAATTCAAAGCAAAAAACACCTGATCTACCTGATAGGCTTTAACCAAATCTTCTAGTTGAGACAAACTCCCTAATGATTTTTCATCATTCTCTTCAACATTTACATACCCAATCACTTCATAGCTCCAATCGGGGCGGGTATGTATTTTTGAAATGATGTCTGCTGACTGGCTGGCATCCCCAACTAAAATTACGCGGGCATTTCTTATCCTGCCTCTGTTACCATTACTATCGTGATTCTTGTTTGCTCTGATCAATTTATAGGTAACAAAAAAGATCACTCCTAAAACAAACCCAAATATTAGCCCCAACCTTGAATAAGCAAGATTTCGCACAAAAAATGTAATGATAACGACTCCTGCGTAGGTAATGGTCAATGCTTTCAGAGCGGTAGAGATAGATTCTTTATTCTTTCTGAACATCCCCAGCAAACTTCCGCTAAAGAGAAATAATAGTGTCATCAGCAGGTTAATCCAGAGGTATTTTGTGCCCTCAGGATTCATGATGTTCGTGCCTTTTATAGCGTACCTTCCAATAAATCCGATAGCGACGGATAAATTTAAAAGCACCAAATCTGCAATAACGGGTTTTAATTTTCTGAAATTCGTCGAAGCAAAAGAAAGCCCTGTTTTCAACCAAATAGCCAGATAAATAAAAACACGGAAAAAGAGGCTGTACCGGGAACTATAGTGTTTATCAAAAAACTGATAGAGCGCCTTATTGAATATTCGTATATATCTCAGGTCTCCTTTCTTAGTACTTTCCCCCTTGTAATGAATGATCGATGTTTCTGGAACATAATCGATATGATAGTCCGTTTTCTGAACCCGATAACATAGATCAATATCTTCCCCATACATAAAAAAACGTTCATCAAAGCCACCCAGTTCTTTTAGCAGGTCTGTTCTCCAGAACATAAATGAGCCCGACAATACCGGTATTTCCGTTGCTTCATCTTCACCCAGCCAGCTCAGGTAGTATTGGCCAAACAACTTGCTTTCAGGGAACAGGGTATTCAACCCAAAAACTTTGCATGAGGCAGACCATATGGTAGGTATTGACCGTCTGGATTCGGGGGCAAAGGTTCCGTCAGGATTTAAAATCTTACAACCTGCAGCTCCACATTTTGGATGCTCTTTCATATGATTGATCAACACATCCAGTGTGTCTTCACTAACAAGCGTATCTGGATTAATAATCAGTGTAAACTCTCCTTTTGCCTTTTTTATAGCCTGATTATTAGCCCTGCCAAAACCTACATTTTCATCGTTGGCTATATAATTAACTTCAGGATAACGCTCCTTGAGATAAGAGACGGAGTCATCCCCGGAATCATTATCAACTACGAATATTTCCAGATTAAATTCGTGCTGAGCTTTCTTTAAGGAGTTTAGCAGATTAGAAATATACTCTTTAACCTTATAGTTAACGATGACCACCGAGATATGAGGAGCTGCATTTTGCACGCCTTAAAATCCTAAGTTCTTGGGGTGATAGTCAATATTTTATTCCTGAACATAGAGAACGCTCTTTATTTTACGATTACAACTTTACCAACGCCCGTTTCCCTTCCGCTATCTTCATATGCGATCAGAAAATAAACACCGGTTCCCAGACGATTACCGTTATAATCAAAACCATCCCAGCTTATTCTTCCACCCCTTGCTTCAAGTTCGTTAACCACAATACCATCAACTCCCAATACTTTAATTCGGGTTGATTCGCTCAAA
The genomic region above belongs to Gracilimonas sp. and contains:
- a CDS encoding DUF2085 domain-containing protein, which produces MFISALGPGLFSSSFHGFNSWQFAIFDVLCHQDPARSFSISGVQMAVCARCFGIYTALLTGWIVMPFYALLRNDSQNTEKNWLIAAILLNLADVSVNYFGLWTNTLISRFVLGSLFGLPIALILANEFFTLNKSE
- a CDS encoding DUF4199 domain-containing protein; translated protein: MDMENEQVQENPSYWNSVIIASLITGIIVTVFSLIGGYMTINSEPSGSLFNSAQIWGTIGCLVGAIGGFIANWHFTNEYDVTYKVGKGALLGLLVGVVSTIIIVALSQLWNVIDPSYQEAILEWNIQNFEAMQMPAEAKEQAIASMENPNSMGNIALFAGTTFVGMAILNVISGLIGAKVFASEE
- a CDS encoding glycosyltransferase produces the protein MQNAAPHISVVIVNYKVKEYISNLLNSLKKAQHEFNLEIFVVDNDSGDDSVSYLKERYPEVNYIANDENVGFGRANNQAIKKAKGEFTLIINPDTLVSEDTLDVLINHMKEHPKCGAAGCKILNPDGTFAPESRRSIPTIWSASCKVFGLNTLFPESKLFGQYYLSWLGEDEATEIPVLSGSFMFWRTDLLKELGGFDERFFMYGEDIDLCYRVQKTDYHIDYVPETSIIHYKGESTKKGDLRYIRIFNKALYQFFDKHYSSRYSLFFRVFIYLAIWLKTGLSFASTNFRKLKPVIADLVLLNLSVAIGFIGRYAIKGTNIMNPEGTKYLWINLLMTLLFLFSGSLLGMFRKNKESISTALKALTITYAGVVIITFFVRNLAYSRLGLIFGFVLGVIFFVTYKLIRANKNHDSNGNRGRIRNARVILVGDASQSADIISKIHTRPDWSYEVIGYVNVEENDEKSLGSLSQLEDLVKAYQVDQVFFALNSISYKQMLKEISNLQKEEVVFKLIPDSMDFILGKSNVEYLEAIPLVEVEFEYSKPINKLLKRLLDLGVSIPLFSMLFLICWPGLLFSKKDLISIDGIKLYRDISNNKWKNRLRLLRYIISGKLSLVGAPISKNSLEQSGTAKKGITGLIQISKNRIQQEEEAESFGLYYLQNYSLWMDIDILIKTIFNGPSPLETLTKEEGLS
- a CDS encoding sugar transferase, coding for MLKLKRYREVIFTSVLDFLIILASWFVFHSFYPNTMNMLIQDFNLNFISGGVIISFYWLAIFVVMGSYKKLYLVSRLDEFIKVLKASLLGALILYFAININENISISDQRMIIINYWATIFVLLALNRFIVRTIQRHYAQKGKGLHRTVIVGTGHTAKAAYDDLNRNKTLGMQVLGFIQVNGKAPAPETGISKEDVIGNLDQIKEILEERQVQDILVALEPDRRQDLVDVISKVDAPEVSLKLLPDFYQLVSGLSKTNQIFGMPLVEISPEPMPLWEKTIKRALDIVVSLVVLLLTFPFLILIGLAVRLTSPGPAIYRQRRVGRNGKIFTIYKFRTMLDNAEKHSGPTWAKKDDPRVTKLGYWLRKLRIDEVPQFINVLKGDMSLVGPRPERPHFVEQFSTQIPLYTRRLRVRPGITGWAQVKWKYDASLDDVKEKTKFDLFYIENASLRMDAKILINTMITVIKGKGQ
- a CDS encoding polyprenol monophosphomannose synthase gives rise to the protein MASDTLIIVPTYNEAHNITRLIERVMSLENQVDILVIDDGSPDGTADFVKKAQKEYSSRVALIERSGKLGLGTAYVKGFEYALDKGYDYVCEMDADFSHDPYDAERLINEVKSGAADVAVGSRYANGISIINWPLSRLILSYCANIYARTITGLPIFDTTAGFKCIHRKVLESISIERIKSNGYAFQIELHFRAWKAGFKLKEVSIVFREREEGVSKMSKAIVREAIWRVWALKFRSIFGAL
- the tgt gene encoding tRNA guanosine(34) transglycosylase Tgt, with the translated sequence MYTLKQKTSTTKARLGELKTAHGTIQTPIFMPVGTLGTVKGVSQDTLVDQIKAQIILGNTYHLYLRPGCDIIKEAGGLHKFMNWDLPILTDSGGYQIFSLSDNRDLDEEGAHFQSHIDGSRHSFTPENVVETQRILGSDIMMLLDECPPYPSSYEYAKNSMELTHRWAKRGRRAFLETEPLYGHEQAQFGIVQGGTYKDLRIESSKFMADQDFEGIAIGGLSVGEPIEMMYEFTDLNTDYLPEDKARYLMGVGTPANLLEGVARGVDMFDCVMPTRNARNGTIFTRHGRVNIRNAQWKEHHDYLDPDFPSELCNKYTMAYIHHLIRNNEIFGLVLASIHNLTFYLWLMEEVRERIADDTFGEWYPGMVKQLEQRI
- a CDS encoding acetyl-CoA carboxylase carboxyltransferase subunit alpha; protein product: MQYLDFEQPIAELEGKIEELKELSNVSDGVLDKEIESLRKRVDKLRESIFTNLTRWQRVQLARHPDRPYTLDYIYKITQNFVELHGDRYHADDKAIVGGLATIDGQSVMIIGHQKGRDTNSRKYRNFGMANPEGYRKAYRLMKLAEKFDIPIITLLDTPGAYPGLEAEERGQAEAIAKNLKMMAMLKVPFITIVIGEGASGGAIGIGMGNEVYMMENTWYSVISPESCSSILWKTWDYKEQAAAVLKLTAVDLEKLKVIDGVIPEPMGGAHRDYDEAASALKKQILESLKRLKKLKPEKLIEQRIDKYAQMGEWKVVK
- a CDS encoding phosphatidate cytidylyltransferase, whose amino-acid sequence is MSELLKRILFAVPAAILFIFLTWMGGWYFKGFIIFIGFFIQQEVMRLMSSAGNPTDQYFPYTIGLWIMLFPVLPYAFEIGLAILLLFIAIQTFDTTEESITKLSTSFFAGLYAPAGLLCLMLIRDIGTNETGFILTIATVLMVWGGDVFAYFGGRSFGKRKLAPAISPNKTWEGFISGYFGCFVGLAIALYAVPFETGITMTFMLPLIMLVGTFGPIGDLIESKIKRKAGVKDSSDLLPGHGGFFDRFDALLLVAPAVFIYLQLIQKFGYVSF
- a CDS encoding thioesterase family protein translates to MEFPEKPPIIEYTHRLRSRYGETDRMGYAYYGRYLEYFEVARTEMIRSYGLSYREMEDSGVMLPVIHAELEYKMPITYDEEMHIKVMVYDVPTVRLQTFYEVRTSESEKVHVFGEVSLCFMDRESRKPLRAPKSFLKGIKDQLNG
- a CDS encoding type II CAAX endopeptidase family protein; translated protein: MNQEKETASSHSEYQQIYENNKPAPWVERNGFAHWGMALGWVFVALIAFNIVGGIVGFIGILATAESLDVQTMLGELSNNFDILFLANSSGQILIMALATLMVVKLHAVKGERKEFLRMKLSGNVWQVTILAAILFVVAQPTILFLGWINSFLPVPEAMAQMQETMAEMISNFLKSDNALLLGVFHIGLVPAVCEEIMYRGYVQRAFEKSWGITAAILISGAIFGAYHLQISNFLPLATLGVFLAYVTYISDSLIPAMVAHFVNNGGQVVASSFYPEMLDEKITPDMDIPVFLVIVSIVLTTGLLYYLYTMKPKEQEV